The genomic interval atcatttagATTTCTGTGGTCATGGTTTAAttcatgtattaattatttaagtgaAATACACTTAAAATCTTGTGTAggcctatttgttttattaataagtaTTTTTCTTATGgacatatttttaatgttaaatctaacattttatttaaaggttaaTTGTTAATGATTGGTTAACAAGCAGCAGTTCAAAAGAGTTTGTTTGTGGTAAATGATTTGCCCTGCTATAGTATTAACTGAGGAGTAGAGGATATTTGCAGCACATAATGATGATGCAGGTCGATCGATACTTATGAATTCCAACATGACCGTTCATACTGCAGTCAAGATTGCTAAATATCAGATCTGTATCTGATTTAATACCACATACGAAAGTGGCACTAATCGAAAtcgaaaagatcagattccatgcagtTTGGGCTGTCATGACAGAAACAGATCTGAGGCACATGTGGGCAAAACAAATCAgatttgggccacatttgcctgcagtgtgaacgtcaGTTACAGTAAAGTTAGAATGAAATGCAAAGTCATTAGACAcagtttttattttcagataatgaaattgtatttaaatatttaaatgcaacTGTATTTAAATGACTAAAGAAAGTCCAGAGGGGTTTTtaaatagaagactggaaaactaaactaacatttatttgtgattattttcccaagctttaacaaaacattttgtacaatcaAGTTtgcaacaccccccccccctttttttttttttaaccttgccGCCAAAgtgaattaacaaacaattaaaattaaaatacaattacaacagggatagataaaaatatagcaaaatggaagaaaataaattaaaaaattataaatacatagaataaaataataatattttttttttttaaataaaataaaaaataaactttacagtattgtatatatttacaattacacaatatcaaatgtgaaaataattcaaatgaataattaCCTACAGTACATGATAATACAGATCAATAATCTGATACATTTATAGTGGTCTTCTACATAAATATGAATCCATATTGGTGATCATTTAAACCCAGGTTTAGAAAGTCCTGAGGTTTAACAGTGTTTTTGTCGTTGTCTGTGGCGCCATCTGCAGGAACAGCAATACCAAGGCCCTGAAGATCACCGGACTGACCGTCCTGGCCTGTCTTCTGCTGGCAGGACAGGCGCTGACCGCGTACATGGTATGGGGTCAGAAGGAGCACATCAACGCTCTGACCAGCGGACAGGAGAAACTCAAGGCTGAGCTCACCAGGAAGATGTCAGGTGCGAAAAACACAAATCTGCATAATTCACACGCTTACATCTTTCTGACACTGAAACAACATTGTggatttatgaagtgtgcttcacacaagtgagtgggcttgacaaaccacctgtagaaacactcttttctctatatatatacagttgaagtcagagttattagccctcctgaattattagccccctctataTCTTGtccccaatctctgtttaacggagagcagaacaaaaaaaattgaataagttcgacttcaactgtgtatatttttacaaatgGAAATGAAAGTTATGTACTTGTATACAAATTAAGAGCAAAGTGAGTCCTGTTCATCGTGTGCGTTAACTTCCGTCTTTCAGCTGGAGCTCCAAAGGCCATGTCTATGCCCATGAACAGCATGCCACTGTTGAAGGATTACTCTGACCCCACATCTGACCAGACCTCAGACAAAAGCAAGAGCGTTCCCCTCATGGTCAGAAACAGACTACAAAAACACTCAATAGTATTGCGTAATATTCTGAATTATTCAATTCTGAATATCTGATTCTCATTTTAGAGACTGCGCCCCATTTACTCCAACCAGAGAGAGGGAAGCGGACAAGTGGATGGTACAGCCAGCAAACATACACAACACAGAGACATTtgacattaaataaatcatataaacaatcataaatatcATAACAATATACATAACATAAATATCACACATATCATAACAATCACAAGTCAAATAAatcatgaaaaaattaaatatagataaatatagaTTCATTTCTGTCACCTTTTACTCCATTTCCACTTGTTTGTAAGCACAAAACAATCATAACAATATACATCacataaatatatgtacataaatatcataaaagaaatcataaaaacaaaatattgattcAATTGTAGAAACTTTTGTCACTTTCAACTTGGTTTCTATTTGTTCCTTGCcaaaaacaatcataaatatCATAGCAAtgtacataaaacaaatatacacataaatatcataacaaatatcaaaaataaatcataaaaacaaaatagattaaatagTTCACCCatttccacttgttccaaacctgtttgttctgttaaacacaatagaagatagtttgaagaatgctgaaagccggtaactattgactttcttGGTATTTATAGTCTTACTTTAGTAGTCAATGGCTTATGTTTTcagcaggatttttttttttttcgcgaaGCCATATCATTTGATGTTGAGTAAAGTGCGAGTTAAATgtcatgggtgaactatccctttaaatagttTCAATATTCGATATACAAACTGATATATCGAatataaaaactacatttattcaattgtagttcacccaacaattttaattctgtcatttttACTCATTTTCCACTTATTCTCATCCTGTTtgatctgttttgttctgttgaacacaatagaagttagtttgaagaatgttgaaaaccggtaaccattgacttccatagtatttttattccTACTTTAGTTGTCAATGGCTAATTGTTTCTTAAATTCTACAAAACatcttctttattttgtttagcagaaaaaaataatCTCGGAAATCCATGGAATCACTTAATGTTGAGCAAGGAGcaagtaaaatgtcatttttgggtgaactatcactttaaataatTTCGATATTCAATATACAAACTGATAAATCGAATATAAAAACTACATATATTCAATTGTAGTTTACCCAACAGTTTTAATTCGGTCATTTTTACTCATTTTCCACTTATGCCCATCctgtttgttctgttctgttctgttgaacacaacagaagatagtttgaagaatgatgaaaaccggtaaccattgacttccatagtatttttattccTACTTTAGTTGTCAATGGCTAATTGTTTCTTAAATTCTACAAAACatcttctttattttgtttagcagaaaaaaataatCTCGTAAATCCATGGAATCACTTGATGTTGAGTAAAGTGAGAGTAAAATGccatgggtgaactatctctttaaataatTTCTATATACAAACTGATAAATCGAACATAAAAACTACATATATTCAattgtagttcacccaaaaattttatttcTGTCTTTTTTACTCACTTTCCACTTATTCCCATCCTGTTTGATCTGttctcttctgttcaacacaatagaagttagtttgaagaatgttgaaaaccggtaaccactgacttccatagtatttttatccCTACTTTAGTAGTCAATAGCTAATGATTCCTAAAGTTCtacaaaaaatctttattttgttcAGCAGAAACAAAAGAATCCTGTAAAACCTTGGTACCACTTAATGTTAAGCTAAGCACTTGTAAaaattcatttttaggtgaactatccctttaaaaaatctttatacATCGAATATAAAAAGCTAAATGAAGATAAAATTGTAGTTCAcgcagaaatgaaaattctgtcatcttttactcactttccacttgttccaaacctgtttgatctGTTCTGtcttgttgaacacaatagaagttagtttgaagaatgttgaaaaccggtaaccattgactttcatagtatttttattcCTTCTTTAGTTGTCAATGGTTAATTGTTTCTAAaaaacatttccttttttttgtttagcagaaaaaaataatCTCTTAAATCCATGGAATCACTTGATGTTGAGTAAAGTGCGAGTAAAATGTCatgggtaaactatctctttaaataatTTCGATATTCGATATACAAACTGATATATCGAATATAAAAACTACATATATTTAattgtagttcacccaaaaattttaattctgtcatttttACTCACTTTCCACATTCCCATCCTGTTTAATCTGTTCTCTTCAGTTCAACACAATAGAAgttagtttgaagaatgttgaaaaccggtaaccactgacttccatagtatttttatccCTACTTTAGTAGTCAATAGCTAATGATTCCTAAAGTTCtacaaaaaatctttattttgttcAGCAGAAACAAAAGAATCCTGTAAAACCTTGGTACCACTTAATGTTAAGCTAAGCACTTGTAAaaattcatttttaggtgaactatccctttaaataattttcatataTCGAATATAAAAAGCTAAATGAAGATAAAAttgtagttcacacaaaaatgaaaattctgtcatcttttactcagtttccacttgttccaaacctgtttgatctGTTCTGtcttgttgaacacaatagaagttagtttgaagaatgttgaaaaccggtaaccattgactttcatagtatttttattcCTTCTTTAGTTGTCAATGGTTAATTGTTTCTAAAAaacatttcctttattttgtttagcagaaaaaaataatCTCGTAAATCCATGGAATCACTTAATGTTGAGCAAGGTGCGAGTAACATGtcatgggtgaactatctctttaaataatTTTGATATTCGATATACAAACTGATATATCGAATATAAAAACTACATATATTAaattttagttcacccaaaaattttaattctgtattttttactCACTTTCCACTTATTCCCATCTTGTTTGTTctgatctgttgaacacaatagaagatagtttgaagaatgttgaaaaccggtaaccattgacttccatagtatttttattccTACTTTAGTAGTCAATGGCTAATAATTAGTAAAattcatcaatcatcatctttTTTGTTCAGCAGGAAAAAAGCTTGTAAAGCTTCTCAATCACAATGTTGAGCAAAGCGAATTAAAGTAAaattcttttttgggtgaactatccctttaaataaatgacatattcagtacacaaactgataaaaaagtaaacactataataaatgaatactttGTTATGAACACATTCTCAACACATCACAAGCTCTTGTCCACTATTGTTAATCTACATCTCCATGTTCTGTCTGAAGGTTATAGACTGATGCCGAAGATGATGCATATGCCCAAGAGTATGCCACTGATGGTGAACGCAGATGAGGACGTGAAGAGCTCACCAGAGTCAGGTGAGACATACACACTGGAAAATATAGTTTGCAAGGACTCCCCATagacataatgtattttatactgtaaaaatcgCTTGTTATATGGCCTTACCCCACCTCTACCCTTAAATTTGGAATGTCAAAAGGCCCCATTAAATTTGTAAGCATTTggaattacgaggacacaagacatgtccttgtaaaccccctttttttttaatactaggTCATGCCTGTCTTTATAGAAGATATGTCTTTATattttgtgtcctcataaaccacacacaagcacacaaacactgGGTTTTCAAGTTTTATATGAGCTTCCCAAAAATGTGATGATGTTTATACAGTACCGACTATATTCTATCCCCCTACCCCTGaacacaaccctcacagaaaacaatcagcattttacattttaagatacttaattctgtgtgatttatcagccgttttcctcatggggaccaaacaAATGTCTCCACAAGGTCTACATGTACTGGTTTTGCTatatttgtggggacatttggacCCAACAACATGTAACGTGCTGTGTATGATGCAATATGGATAGCCTTCGTACAAACAAAGTCCACAAAGACGATACCCCGACTGGCATTTTATTGTCCATGAAAATGGGAGCAAATGTTTTTCACAAACAAAATGGCGTATGACAACCATAACAACATTTTTACTCATTACATATATTAGAAATACATCCCAATGGGCAACTTGACATTAAACATCTAATACCAAAACCATTACAGTACTGTCCTGTAATTGTTTTTTGACaccaatattagatgtcaatttgatgttgttttgacatttgTATACGTACACGCATTGTAAGTGTACAAAATTTagtgtaaatttgtaattgaagctttcagatgaattaaACGTATATTATTTTGTGTCGTAATTTTGgttggtcaaaagggcatcaatttCGGGACGTCAAATAGACGTCGAAGTTTGGATGTcaaatcaattagcatttttttttacatgtttttatttactgtcatcattaacacacacacacaatcactggTCAGATCTCCCCCTTCAGATGTCtctatataacacacacacacatgtgtctTTGTGCAGCTGTTGAACTGGAGAGTAAGTGTAAGCTGGAGTCTGAGCGTGAGGTGAGGCCTGGGTTCTTCAAGCCTGCATGTGATGAGGAGGGCAACTATCTGCCCATGCAGTGCTGGCACAGCACCGGGTACTGCTGGTGTGTGACTAAAGACGGCACTGCGATCGAGGGCACACGCATCCGTGGCCGACCCCAgtgtgaatcaggtgtgtttcaGCTGTAAATGTGCTAGTTGTGCTAGTGcaagttgtttcaaacctttccctgctgaaaaatccagcttaaaccagcctaggctggctggctggtttagctggttgaccagcctggttttagaggggttttggccatttctaggctggtttccagccatttccagcctggtcttagctggtcaggctggaaaatgaccagctaaatccagctagaaccagcttgaccagcctggtttaagctggtcaagctggttttagctggtcatctcccagcctgaccaactaagaccagactggaaatggctggaaaccagcctggaaatggctatATGCATAATGAATATATGCGTTGttgtttgcatatatatatatatatatatatatatatatatatatatatatatatatatatatatatgtgtgtgtgtgtatgtatgtatatgtatgtatgtatgtatatatatatatatatatatatatatatatatatatatatatatatatatatatatatatatatatgtgtgtatgtatgtatatgtatgtatgtatatgtgtatatatatatatatatatatatatatatatatatatatatatatatacatacatatatatatacatatatacatacatacatatatatatacatatacatacatacatatatatatatacatatatacatatatatatatatacatatatacatatatatatatatatgtgtgtgtatgtatatatatatgtgcacatatatatacacatacataattatacatatatatatatacacatacatatatatttatatatatatatacatacatatatatacacatacatacatatatatacatacatatatatacatacatacatacatacatacatacatatatatatatatatatatatatatatatatatatatatatatatatatatatatatatatacaaataaacatgttATCAAGTTTataaatgcatgtgtgtatttatataaacaaacTATATATACATAGTTAACACAcgtaaattatgtcaaaacaaactttgtctgtgattaatcgtgattaatttttgcccagcaaagtttttaaatgcatttctctgATGATGAACCATCACATATGTTCTCAGTGTGTTTTTAATCAGTAGTTAAACATAGATTAGTCTgcttttatttcaaaaacaatGTTTATGTGCTGATAATGTGCAGAAACAGAACTAACATCCATCTTctgtttttctccagtgtgaatgtAGATCCACATCAGGATCATCTTCACcatcaacaaaaaaaatttaaataactcaAATCTGTTGTCTCACTGTGTCTCCTGAGGATCAAATCTATCCATCCGGATGCTGTTTGATGGGAATAACCCAATAACCTTTTTACTTTAGACCTCTTGTTATGATCTGTGTTCAGTAGAGATAAGCACGTGTACTTTTCTACCAGATGTTACAGCATATAGTCTAACCCTTATTCTAATAATATCTATATAATATGTCTTCAGTGTGATGTAattcctttattttaatttttattttatttcaaggcATGTTGTTTGGGATGGTATGAATACGAGACTGActatgagtgtgtatatatgagGCCTGTAATAAACACATGCTGTTtccaaatgagtgtgtgtgatttgtGAAAGTGTGAAATTAAACACAGATGCACCTGCAGATGAGATACACATGCAAATATGATcagaaataattttatatatcttCTCTGACTCACGCATTTCCTCTTTCAGATCATTTTTTACTCAAACAGAGGTCTTTATCAGAGAGCAGTGGTGAAAAAGTACTGAAATGTCACACTTGAGTAGAAATACCCCAAAAtttagtgcgagtaaaagtatgagtaaaaagcagGCCTTTTAAAAGTACTTGAGTAGTGAGtaatatgctgtaaaaagctgatgtgtttacatgtaaatTGTGGatttgtgtgtaaacgtaacgttctgtagtgcatttacactcaccggccactttattaggtacaccttactagtaccgggttggaccactttttccttcagaactgccttaatcctccatggcatagattcaacaaggtactggaaatattcctgagattttggtccatattgagatgatagcatcacgcagttgctgcagatttatcagccgcacatccatgatgtgaatctcccgttccaccacatcccaaaggtgctctattggattgagatctgatgactgtggaggccatttgagtacagtaaactcattgtcatgttcaagaaaccagtctgagatgattcacgctttatgacatgctgtgttatcctgttggaagtagccatcagaagatggagacattGTGGAGAATGGACATGgtgagcaacaatactcaggtaggctgagcccaaagtatgccaagacaatatccaccacaccattacaccaccaccaccagcctgaaccattgatacaaggaaggatggatccatactttcatatTGTTggcgtcaaattctgaccctaccatctgaatgtcgccgcagaaatcgagactcgttTGTTGTGTTGAAGATTTCCTCAATTTTTTAAACTATATCATAATTATTTTCAATATCCTTATAGGGAATGAATGATTTTAGTTTGGATATGTTTAGATGAATCCACTGAAATTATGAAATGAATAGAGTTACACTGATTTGATGAATTGTTTGGTCTGTTTCTGCTTATACGTTTGTTGGAAATGGCTCTGCTTCTTCTAAATGGCGTCAGCCTTGCTTCTCTTTTTCAAAATAGAAGTCCTGTTTCATTTCTCTAATTTCACATTACCATGATAAAAAAAGGCTGACTTCCTAAAAAGTTGCACTTGCATATGagatattataattaaaatgttgcA from Danio aesculapii chromosome 14, fDanAes4.1, whole genome shotgun sequence carries:
- the cd74a gene encoding CD74 molecule, major histocompatibility complex, class II invariant chain a, which gives rise to MEQDHQNESLIQRVPSAETILGRGTARNSNTKALKITGLTVLACLLLAGQALTAYMVWGQKEHINALTSGQEKLKAELTRKMSAGAPKAMSMPMNSMPLLKDYSDPTSDQTSDKSKSVPLMRLRPIYSNQREGSGQVDGYRLMPKMMHMPKSMPLMVNADEDVKSSPESAVELESKCKLESEREVRPGFFKPACDEEGNYLPMQCWHSTGYCWCVTKDGTAIEGTRIRGRPQCESV